A stretch of Gemmatimonas aurantiaca T-27 DNA encodes these proteins:
- a CDS encoding aspartyl protease family protein, whose amino-acid sequence MGNFSLPVIAGGPIVRMVVGASEPRLAALQELGIPEPPLQFIDALVDTGASCTCIDPGVLEALNLTPTGSTEMHTPSTSGVPHQVGVYDVALNIPGREGDSPLYIPQIAVMATQLSSQGIKALIGRDILSTCVLVYNGSIGLFTLAF is encoded by the coding sequence ATGGGGAATTTTTCTCTTCCTGTTATTGCTGGTGGTCCCATCGTTCGAATGGTTGTCGGAGCGAGTGAGCCGCGCCTCGCCGCATTGCAGGAATTAGGGATCCCGGAACCGCCGCTGCAGTTCATAGACGCCCTGGTCGACACGGGCGCCTCTTGCACCTGTATAGACCCGGGTGTGCTTGAGGCGCTGAACCTGACGCCGACCGGAAGCACGGAGATGCACACACCTTCCACCTCAGGTGTCCCGCATCAAGTCGGCGTGTACGATGTCGCATTGAATATCCCGGGGAGAGAGGGCGATTCGCCGCTCTACATCCCGCAGATCGCGGTGATGGCGACACAGCTCAGCTCTCAGGGGATCAAGGCGCTGATCGGCCGGGACATCCTTTCGACCTGCGTGCTGGTTTACAACGGTTCGATCGGACTGTTTACGCTGGCGTTCTGA